ATGCTTATGTCCATCTCACTTCAAACAACACGATTTACGGCACGCAGTGGAAAGAGTTCCCTGACACTGGAAACGTTCCACTCATTTCCGATATGTCCAGTGATATTATGTCCAAACCAATTGACGTGGCTAAGTTCGACTTAATTTACGCAGGAGCCCAAAAGAACCTTGGACCTTCCGGGGTAACCGTCGTCATTATTCGCAAGGATTTGCTCGTAAAGTCCAATACAGAAATTCCAACCATATTGAACTATAACACGCACGCTAAAAGCAATTCGCTCTACCACACACCACCCACTTTCGGCATCTATATGTTAGGCGAAGTGCTCGCTTGGATTGAAGAAATTGGCGGATTAGAGGCTGTAGCGAAACGAAATGAGGATAAAGCACAACTAATTTATGATGTGATTGATGGCAGCGATGGCTTCTACCGCGGTCACGCAGAACCTGAAAGCCGTTCACTCATGAACATCACTTTCAAACTCGCTGATGAGTTGTTGGAAAAGAAGTTCTTAGAAGAAGCTAAAGAAGCAGGCTTTGTCGGTTTAAATGGACATCGTTCTGTTGGCGGATGCAGAGCATCTACTTATAACTCCGTGCCTGTTGAGGCATGTCTTGCACTAAGCGAGTTTATGACTCAATTCCAAAAGAATAACGGCTGAAATCACGATATGAACGAATAAAAAACGGATTAGACACGGGGTTTGACATTCCATGTTTAATCCGTTTTTTTCATTTCTTAAGTCCACTAATTGTCCCATCCATCGACATTGTTGCTTCCAGATTGACAAAAAACAAGACAAGTGTCGTGTCTTCGTTTGCAACTAATGGTGGTAGTGGATTGACTAAATCGGTTACAGCTTCTTGTTTACCAACTGTGAGATTCTGGATTCTAATTTCTCCGTTCATCACATATAAAAAAGGGGCAAAGCCATCATACGTTGGGATTTCCAACGCTTCTCCGATTTTAGGGTGCGCGTCCAAAATAAAGACATTTTGTCTAACGGAAAGTGGTGCATGACTTCCAACAGGCCCCACCATGACATACCAATCTTGGTTCTTTGTCGGCTTGTCATGGAATTGAATTTTGGGTGGAAGATTTGTTTCACTTGGACGGACGAAAATTTGAAGCATCTCTACCTCATCTTCTTTTACTTTTTCCTCATGCCAAAAACTTTCTCCTGCATTCATCATCATTAACTTTCCGCGTGCAATCGGCGCTTCAAAACCTGCAGAATCCTTATGGTGTGTCACCCCTGAGGAGATATAGCTTAAAATTTCATCGTTGACATGTTCATGCATTTTAATCGTTAGCCCTTTTTTCATAACCGCATGATCAATGATCGCTAGCGGTCCGAATGCAGTATCTTCGGTTTCATCCCCTAAGATTTCACCTGGTTGGATGCGTGTAATTGTGAATGGACCCCTGAATGGTTGTGCATGATTGCTAGCTTCAAGTTTTTTTATCAAGACAAACACTCCCTTTATAACAAAATCGACTTTACAAGAGAAAGTCGATGTTTGTTATCAATTATTTTACCTGAATATATTTTTCACCAAGTATGCTTTTGACTTCGTAAGCATCTTGCGGTAATTTTTTCTGTATAAATTCGTCTACCCCATCTTTTTCGATTGAAAAGTATTCTTCAATTTCACGTGAAAATAATAACCTTTCCTGTTGCAGTAATGGTTCTAAGTCGGAAAGTTTCTTTGATTTTAACGTTTCACCTGGTAGTAATTGTTGAAGTGCATTCGTGTAATCTTCTAAAGTTAGTGCACCAACAATCCGAACCCCTTTTTGTTCTTTGTTGACCATGACGATTGTTGGGAATCCGCGAACACCTAACTCACGCACAAGTTGAAAGTCTTCGTGTAATGAAGTATTTGCTTCAGGAAGCATTGATTGATGAACAATTTCTTCTCCGTTAAGTCCAACCTGATTGACAAGATCGATCAATATATCATCTTGTGCAATGTTTTGATTGAAAGCGAAAAGTTCTTCTCGAGCACGGCGTAAAAATGTATTGGCCAGTTCAGGACTTTTTTCTTGAATGACTTTATAAACGCGAGATGGAATAAAAGAGGATTCGATTGGATTATCGTACCAAACCGTCCCGTCGATTGGCATGCGCGAATGTTCGCCAACTTCTCTCCAGTGACCCGCAACATCCGCAGGACTAGAAATGCCGTTGCTTACGTCTGCGAAGCCATCCCATTTTTCAAGTAGGCCCCCCATTAACGTATGCATATTAAAGTATTGCCCGTATTGATCGACAAACTTCCGAAGAACTGGTTCTAATGCCCAGCAATGCGAACAAATTGGATCAGTTACATAATAAAGCTCGACTGATTTTTTCCGTGCTGAAAAATCGATGAACTCCATTGTATTGGCATTGTCTTCAGCTGGACCACAGACGCCTGTTTCTAAATCACAAATCATATTATTCTTTGATTCCATATTAATTCCTCTTTTCATTATTTATGGTTGGCTAAATCTATTTCTATATGTTGTTGCGCCCACGCTTGTATTGGTTGTAAAGCCGAGGCTAGTTGCTGTCCTTTTTCGGATAGATGATAAGTTATTGTGATGGGCGTTCCTTTTGACACCTTTTTTTCGACCAAGTCATACGCTGCAAGTTCGGTCAATTTCAACGAAAGCGACCGGGGCGTTATAGCATTCAGATCGCGCTTCATGTCTGAAAAGTGAGCGGTATAGTCGGAACAATTCGATAAATAATGAATGATAAGTCCGTTCCACCGTCTTCCTAATATCTCAAAGCAAGATTCTAAATAGGGACATACTTTAATAGTGACCACCTCCAACGATTAATTTAAGTATACACAGGTATACAAAGTATATCAAATATAAATATTATACCACCAATAATAGTCATTCAAACAAAAAAATCTAGTCTAACTGTTTGATCAACAGTTAGACTAGACTAGATTCATTTATTTAGTTGCGTACAAGATAATCAAACGCACTCAAAGCAGCTGTTGCACCTGACCCCATAGAAATAATGATTTGTTTGTGGGCACTATCCGAGCAATCTCCTGCCGCAAATACGCCAGGGACATTTGTTGCACCGCGTTTATCGGCAACAATCTCACCGAATTTATTGCGTTCAACTGAGTCGCCTAACCAGTCTGTATTTGGTACAAGACCGATTTGGATAAATATACCCGATATTTCGATATGATGTTCTTCGTTTGTTTCACGGTCAATATACGTCACACCATTCACACTATCCGTACCCGTAATTTCTTTCGTTTGAACATTTTTCAAAACAGTGACGTTTGGCAGGCTGTGAAGACGATCTTGTAGTACAGAATCGGCTTTCAACTCAGACGCAAACTCAAGAACAGTCACATGTTTTACAATTCCAGCAAGGTCAATCGCTGCTTCAATACCAGAGTTACCGCCACCAACGACAGCAATATCTTTGCCTTCAAACAACGGCCCATCACAGTGCGGACAGTATGCGACGCCTTTGTTTCTAAATTCAGCTTCGCCAGGGACGCCAATATCTCTCCAACGTGCACCTGTTGATAGAATAACGGATTTACTCTTTAAAACAGCACCGTTTTCCAATTCGATTTCAATCATGTCATTCTTTTCCAAACGTTTCGCACGCTGTAAGTTCATCACATCGACGTCATACTCTTTCACGTGTTCTTCTAGGTTTGCAGCCAATTTAGGACCTTCCGTGCGATTCACACTGATAAAGTTTTCAATTGTAGCTGTATCTAAAATCTGTCCACCAAAACGATCTGCAACAATTCCTGTACGGATGCCTTTACGTGCTGCATAAATTGCCGCACTTGCACCTGCAGGTCCTCCGCCGACAACGAGGACGTCATATGGTTCTTTATTTTCAAATTCCGAAGCATCTGGCGCACTTCCCATTTTAGCTAGGATTTCTGCCAGTGATATACGACCACCTGAGAATTCTTCGCCATTTAAAAATACTGTTGGAACAGCCATGATCTTTTTACTTTCGACTTCTTCTTTAAATGCCGCCCCATCAATCATCGTATGCGTAATGTTTGGGTTAAGAACACTCATCACGTTAAGTGCTTGGACAACTTCAGGACAGTTTTGACAGCTTAAGCTGATGTATGATTCAAAATGATATTCGCCTTCAAGATTTTTCACTTGGTCGATAAGATTTTGATCGACTTTCGGAGCGCGACCACTTACTTGTAACAAAGCAAGTACTAATGATGTAAATTCATGTCCGAGTGGAATTCCAGCAAAAGTGACGCCGGTATCCTCGCCGATACGGTTTACACTAAAACTTGGTGTTCTTTCTAATTCAGTTTTTTCAACTTTAATGCGTGGTGACATGCTGGATAACTCGTCCATTAATCCGTTCATGACATTCGAAACATTATCAGATCCCGTGCTAACTTTTAGCAGCACATCGTTCTCCATCATTTCAAGATACTGGGCTAATTGTGCTTTTATATCTGGTTCTAACAAGATTTATCATACTCCTTAACTATTCTTCAACATATATATTTCGGCGAGATTGCGCCAGATTTTGAATTCATTTTCC
This DNA window, taken from Sporosarcina sp. 6E9, encodes the following:
- the serC gene encoding 3-phosphoserine/phosphohydroxythreonine transaminase is translated as MKRNIQPVYNFNAGPSALPLPVLEKAQQELVNFRGTGMSIMELSHRSKAYDDVHNEAIARLKRLFSIPENYEVLFLQGGASLQFSMIPMNFLNPGQRAGYLTTGVWSDKAFDEAKLFGEPYHVANTKEYNHSTIPKLNDLQFNEDDAYVHLTSNNTIYGTQWKEFPDTGNVPLISDMSSDIMSKPIDVAKFDLIYAGAQKNLGPSGVTVVIIRKDLLVKSNTEIPTILNYNTHAKSNSLYHTPPTFGIYMLGEVLAWIEEIGGLEAVAKRNEDKAQLIYDVIDGSDGFYRGHAEPESRSLMNITFKLADELLEKKFLEEAKEAGFVGLNGHRSVGGCRASTYNSVPVEACLALSEFMTQFQKNNG
- a CDS encoding pirin family protein; translated protein: MIKKLEASNHAQPFRGPFTITRIQPGEILGDETEDTAFGPLAIIDHAVMKKGLTIKMHEHVNDEILSYISSGVTHHKDSAGFEAPIARGKLMMMNAGESFWHEEKVKEDEVEMLQIFVRPSETNLPPKIQFHDKPTKNQDWYVMVGPVGSHAPLSVRQNVFILDAHPKIGEALEIPTYDGFAPFLYVMNGEIRIQNLTVGKQEAVTDLVNPLPPLVANEDTTLVLFFVNLEATMSMDGTISGLKK
- a CDS encoding DsbA family protein encodes the protein MESKNNMICDLETGVCGPAEDNANTMEFIDFSARKKSVELYYVTDPICSHCWALEPVLRKFVDQYGQYFNMHTLMGGLLEKWDGFADVSNGISSPADVAGHWREVGEHSRMPIDGTVWYDNPIESSFIPSRVYKVIQEKSPELANTFLRRAREELFAFNQNIAQDDILIDLVNQVGLNGEEIVHQSMLPEANTSLHEDFQLVRELGVRGFPTIVMVNKEQKGVRIVGALTLEDYTNALQQLLPGETLKSKKLSDLEPLLQQERLLFSREIEEYFSIEKDGVDEFIQKKLPQDAYEVKSILGEKYIQVK
- a CDS encoding helix-turn-helix domain-containing protein is translated as MKVCPYLESCFEILGRRWNGLIIHYLSNCSDYTAHFSDMKRDLNAITPRSLSLKLTELAAYDLVEKKVSKGTPITITYHLSEKGQQLASALQPIQAWAQQHIEIDLANHK
- the ahpF gene encoding alkyl hydroperoxide reductase subunit F; amino-acid sequence: MLLEPDIKAQLAQYLEMMENDVLLKVSTGSDNVSNVMNGLMDELSSMSPRIKVEKTELERTPSFSVNRIGEDTGVTFAGIPLGHEFTSLVLALLQVSGRAPKVDQNLIDQVKNLEGEYHFESYISLSCQNCPEVVQALNVMSVLNPNITHTMIDGAAFKEEVESKKIMAVPTVFLNGEEFSGGRISLAEILAKMGSAPDASEFENKEPYDVLVVGGGPAGASAAIYAARKGIRTGIVADRFGGQILDTATIENFISVNRTEGPKLAANLEEHVKEYDVDVMNLQRAKRLEKNDMIEIELENGAVLKSKSVILSTGARWRDIGVPGEAEFRNKGVAYCPHCDGPLFEGKDIAVVGGGNSGIEAAIDLAGIVKHVTVLEFASELKADSVLQDRLHSLPNVTVLKNVQTKEITGTDSVNGVTYIDRETNEEHHIEISGIFIQIGLVPNTDWLGDSVERNKFGEIVADKRGATNVPGVFAAGDCSDSAHKQIIISMGSGATAALSAFDYLVRN